The DNA segment GTTCACCTGCACGGCGTAGCGACCGATCACGCCGTCAAACCAGCCACAGCGCCTTTGGCGGCCAGTGGTGGTGCCGAATTCACCACCGCGTTCCGTGAGCTGGTCATTCAGGCTGCCGCTCAGCTCGGTTGGGAAGGGGCCTTCACCCACGCGGGTGGTGTAAGCCTTGGCGACGCCAATGACGCGGTCGATCAGGGTTGGGCCGACGCCTGCACCGATGCAGGCACCGCCGGAAACGGGATTGGAGGAGGTGACGTAGGGGTAGGTGCCGTGGTCCAGGTCCAACAGCGTGCCCTGGGCACCTTCGAACAGGATGTTCTTGCGATCTCGCGCTGCCTGATGAATCGTCTGGGTGCACTCCACCACGTGGGGGGCGAGGCGCTTTCCGTATCCCAGATATTCCTGGATGACGTCTTCGGCGTTCAGGGGCGCAACGCCATAAATCGTTTGAAGAAGTTCGTTCTTCTCCTGAAGTGGGCCTTCAAGGCGATCCCGCAGCCGCTGTTCGTCCAGCAGGTCGATCACACGGATGCCGCTGCGCTGGGACTTGTCGGCGTAGGTGGGTCCGATCCCCCGGCCTGTGGTTCCAATCCGTCGTGCTCCCCGCTGCTTCTCCATGGCCTGGTCGAGCAGGCGGTGGTAAGGCATCGTCACGTGCGCCGTGGATGCCAGGCGAAGCCCTGAAATATCAATGTCGTTGGCGATGAGCATGTCCAGCTCACCGAGCATCACCTTGGGATCCACCACCGTGCCGGATCCGATCAGGCAGATCGTGTCGGGATAAAGGATTCCGGAGGGAATCAGGTGCAGCTTGAGCACACGATCATCGACAACAATCGTGTGGCCTGCATTCACACCACCCTGATAACGAACCACCACATCGGCGGAGCGGCTCAGGAGATCGGTGATCTTTCCTTTTCCCTCGTCACCCCACTGCGCTCCGATGACGACAACGTTGGCCAAGAACACGGCGGCCCGAAGCCGCAGATCTGCACAATCCGCGAGTATCTCAGATCTCGGGTGGCCTCGTCAAAACTGAGTTTGTCTCAGGGGCTCAGCTGCCCCGGACAACTGATTTCTCAGCCTTGTTGAGTTCCTTGGCGATGCGGTCGTGCAGCGCTTCCGGAAGGGGGCGATTGGCGTAGGAGGCGTAGTGACCAGCCAGCGAATTGAGCGCGGTCTGCATCGTGGTGAAGGAGCTGAGTCCGTTCACACGGGGCTGGGGCCGATAACGGGACATGTAGTCGTTGATCAGGGCCCGCGCGTCGGCTTCAGCTTCCGCGTGGGTGGGATCGTCCTGAGGCAGGTCGATCACCGTCAGCAGCGTGCGGGAGACCGCCACGGTGTCTTCCACGTAGTCGCCGCTCAGACGAGCTTCAGCGTCTCCACTGCAGGCCGTCAGCAGGAGGCATAACCCGAGGCCAAGGGCTACAGCAGCCCGGCTGAGGGGGCGAAGCAGGCGTGTCAGTGCGGAGAGCATGAAACCCTTAAGAGTCGTTCGACTTTAGGGGTGGAGTGCCTTGATCAGGCAGCTCACAGCCTCAACGTGGGGAAGCTTCTGCACCTCGCGGCTGCTGCGGCGCACCAGCTCAACGGTGCCCTCGCTGGCGTCGCGTCCCACCACGATTCGCCAAGGGATGCCGATCAGATCCGCGTCTTTGAACTTGACGCCGGCTCGTTCTTTGCGGTCGTCGAGGAGCACATCGACGTCAGCAGCTTGAAGCTCCGCATAGAGCGCTTCCCCCAGCTGGGCCTGGGTGTCGTCCTGGATGTTGGCAACAACCACGATGGCTTCAAAGGGGGCGATGGCGGTCGGCCAGCAGATGCCGCTGTCGTCGTGGTGCTGTTCGACGGCCGCTTGCGCCAGCCTGGAAACGCCGATTCCGTAGCAACCCATCCAGAACGGTTCGGTTTTGCCGTTCTCGTTGGTGAAACGGCTCTCCATGGCCTCGGAATATTTCCGGCCCAATTGAAAAATGTGGCCGACTTCGATGCCTCTTTTTTCCGTCAGTCGTGATTTCGGGTTGTGTTGGCAGACGTCGCCTGCCCGTGCATTACGCAGATCCAGGCTGGTTGGCTTCTGCTCGATGGCGGTCCAGCTGGTGTTGAAGCGGTGCAGATCGGGCTGGTTGGCACCACAGATGAAGCTGCCGAGTTCGCTGGCGGTTTCATCCGCCAGACGTAGGAACGTTGGCTCCCAGGTCTTGGCTCCCTTCAGAACGTCATCCGAGAGGTCGGGCCCGATCGATCCAAAGGGGATCGGATCAATCTGCTGACGGTTGGTGTCGTCGGGTGTGATCGGGCGGCAATCGAGAACACCTTTGTTGAGGGTTCGGCTGACGGCGTTCACGACCTTGGTGGGGTTGAGCTCCTGGTCACCACGGAGGCTCACCAGCAGCGGTTGGAGGGTCTCATCGTCCAGGGTCGCCACGAACAGCAGCACCTTCACCACCTGGCTCGGATTCCAGCCTTTTGTGTCGCAGAGGCTCTCGATGCTGCCCAACCCAGGGGTTGGAATCGATTCCTCCGGGCCGTCGGGGAGAGGGGATGCGGCGGATGGGATCGAAACAGCCTTCTCTTGGTTGGCGGCGTATTGGCCGTCATCGCTGATCAGGATTAGGTCTTCCCCGGCATCCGCCGTCACCATGAACTCCTGGGAGGCGGCACCGCCGATCGCTCCGCTGTCGGCATCAACAGGGACGGCATCCAGGCCACAACGCTCAAAGATGCGGCGGTAGGCCTGGTCCATGGCGCCGTAGGTCTCGCGAAGATCCGCTTCGCTGGCATGGAAGGAATACGCGTCCTTCATGATGAATTCGCGGCCCCGCATCAGGCCAAAGCGGGGACGGATCTCGTCGCGAAATTTGGTCTGGATCTGATAGAGGTTCACGGGAAGCTGCCGGTATGACCTCAGCAGCTCGCCCGCCAGGCTGGTGATCACCTCTTCATGGGTTGGTCCAAGCCCCAACTCTCTGCCCTGGCGGTCTTCGAGGTGAAACATGATCCCCTCGCCAGCGGTGTAGCCCTGCCAGCGCCCGCTTTTCTGCCAGAGCTCAGCAGGATGCAGCTGCGGCAGCAGGGTTTCCTGAGCACCGGCGCGGTTCATCTCCTCGCGCACCACAGCGGTGATCTTTTGCAGCACCCTCCACATCAAGGGGAGATAGGCGTAGATCCCTGATCCAACGCGACGGATATACCCGGCCCTGAGAAGCAACTGATGCGAGGTGATCTCCGCTTCGGCGGGAACATCCCGAAGCGTCACCAGCAGCAGGCGGGAGACGCGCATCAATCGCAACAAAATGGGATTTGGAAGTTATCACCGCTTCGGAAGCATGCCGATCGCGGAAGTGTCTGTTTTGCTGGAATTCCTCTGTGCGCCCTGAGTCTCGGCTGCTACCGTCCAGCTCAATCCAGCCTGTCCTAGGCCCGTCTCATGTTTCCTCGGTCCGTTGAATCAGTGGCGACAAGCGTTCAACAAGCGACCGAACTTTCCATGGATCCGGCTCCCTCATCGGCTCAAGCTGAGGCCCTGGTGGGAATTGACGACGTTCAGAAATCCCTGAACCGCTCCCGCGCTTCGGTGTATCGCTACACCAACACAGACCCCCGCAACCTCAACCCTCCGTTCAATCCCCGCAAGCTGAATCCGGAGTACCGCAGCGATCAGAAAGATCCGCTGATGTTCCACCCCAACGAGGTGGCGCGCTTCGCCAAGGATGTTCTACGCATCAAAGAAGTCACCGTTGAAGTGCTGAATTCCCCTTCAACGGCGACCCAGCAAATCCTGGGATCGATCCTTGAGGAGCTTCGACTGATCCGAACCCATCTCGAGGCAAGTGGGGCATCACCCTCTGACCTGAGTGCACGTCTTGACCAGCAGGATCGGCCCGCCGCTTAATGATCGGTGCGTCCTGCTTTTGGCAGTGACAGAATGAATTCAACAACCTTGTGATCGAAGGGAGGGGCTTTGCCGCTCCCCGTTTTATGGCCTCAGATGTTCCCCACCCGTCTCACGATGACGCCATGGCGTCTTCGGAGGCGGATGAGCCGTTCAGTCGTCGCGCCTCGTTGACGGCCATCAAAGGACTGCTGATTGCTGTTGTCAGTTTCAGTGCTCCTCTCGTGGCTGTGATCACGGATCGAACCTTCCCTTCTCCGCGACTGATCCCCACCGCCTCGGATCGGCATGGATCTCCATCAGCTCCCCCCGTCACCTTCGCCAGGCTTGGTGAATCTCATCGTTGAGATTCCGGCAGGAAGCAGAAACAAATACGAATATTCCGCCGAAGCCGGCGTGATGGTTCTCGACCGGGTGATGCACTCCTCAGTGCGTTACCCCTTTGATTACGGCTTCATCCCCAATACGTTGGCGGAGGATGGATCTCCCCTCGACGCCATGGTGATCATGGCTGAACCCACGTTCGCTGGTTGCCTGATCAAGGCTCGCCCCATCGGCGTGTTGGACCTCCACGACCGGGATGTTTACGACGGGAAGATTCTCTGTGTCCCGGACGCAGACCCCCGTCAGGACGAGATCCGAAGCATTCGTCAGATCGCCGCATCCCAGCTGGAGGACGTTGCGGAATTTTTCAGGACATACCGCACGTTGCAGGGCAGCGTCGTGTCGATTGATGGATGGCGCGACCTCGATGCGGTTCAGCCGTTGCTTGATTCCTGCATCAATGCAGCCGATTGATCTCAGGGAAGAGCCCCGTGATCAGGCCGGATGCTTGTAAGTTGGTGCGCACAGAGATTTGCGGTAACCGTGCCCACCATCCGATTCGAGCAGGAAGGCCAGCAGGTTGGCTGCATCGAGGGCGCGAATCTGCGTAAGGCTGCACTTGATGCGGGCGTCAACCCCTACAAGAGTCTCAACAACCTCAACAATTGCAGTGGCGTTGGTCAGTGCGGCACCTGCGTGATGGAGGTGGTTGAAGGGCAAGCCAACCTCTCCCCCCGCAGCGACGTTGAAGAGGTCTATCTGGCAGACCGTCCTGCAAACTTCCGCCTGAGCTGCCGCACCACAGTGTTTGGTGATGTCACCGTTCGCACCCGTCCCGCTGAAGGTGTGGGCCGCGGCTCCAACAGCCTCGTTGGTGCTATCAAATCCCTGTTCGGCCGCTGAGTTTTGGCCGGAACTCTCCAGGTCTACAGCTACAACCGCTGCAGCACCTGTCGAAAGGCATTGACTTGGCTTACTAAGCGAGGCATTGCCCACGAGGTGCACGACATCACCCTGACTCCACCGTCCAAGGACATGTTGGTGGCCGCTCACCAATCTCTCGGCGACAGGAAGCTGTTGTTCAACACCAGTGGTCAGAGCTATCGCGCCATGGGCGCGGCAGCAGTGAAGGCGCTGTCGGATGACGAGGCTCTCGAGGCCTTGGCTGCCGATGGCAAGTTGATCAAACGTCCCTTTGTGGAGGTGAATTCCTCCACGTATTTGACCGGTTTCAAGCCTGATCTTTGGAAATCGGCACTCCAGGGCTGAAATTCAAACCATCCAATTCGCTGATCAGGGCATTCACATCGCCTTGGTCGCGGATCTGGCGGAAGCTCGAGCGTTTGATCTCTTCCAGCAGGGCCACCAGCAAATCCTGGCTGCGGCTGAGTACGGGACCCTGCTCCAACGTGTGGGCCAGTTCCTCCCAGAGCCGATCCAAAGCCTCGGATCCAAGCGATTCCAGAACCGGGTCCCGCTGACCGATGCGGTTTCCGGCTCCTTTGGACAGGTCGAGCACGGAGGTCACCATGCTTTCAGCCAGCTGACGGCTGAATTCCGATTCGGCGTTTTGCAGTCCAGGAAGTCGCCGCAGGGCATCCGGCACCACGTTCCGGTCCAAGCTCTGCTGTACCAGATGGCTGATCACGGCTTGCAGTTGCGGTCGCATGGCCGGGCCAATGCGGGTGAGCAGCAGGGGAAGCCACAACCGCAGCAGCTCGATCACCTCTCGCTCATCATTCAGATCACTGCTCTGGTAGCTGCAGAGTCCGCGAACCCTCTCCGGCAGCTGTGGTGATCGGATCAGTTGCTGCAGAGCATCGACCACCCTGATGGCGATCACTTCAAACAGCTCCACTGCCAACAGGGCCACCACGCCGCGACTGATCACGGCACGAAGCGGTTCGAGTTGCAGTAAGCCGGCTCCGCAAAGCCGTTCTGTGACCGGGATTAGCCTGAGCCAGCGTGCAAACGGCAGCAGCAGGGGCAGGTCGATCCAGCGGCGTAACAGGGCATCCCGCCAGCGGATCGCTGGGTAGCGCTGTTTCAGACGCCAGGCACGCAGAAGAATGTCGAGCAGAAACAGCAGTTGAAATGGTGTGTCGATGCGCCAGCTCAAATCGCTGGGGCGGCCGTTTTCATCGATGCTTCGCCAGTAGTTGCTTTCCACTAGCGGCAGGATCTGCTGGCTCCAGAACTGACGCTCCTGGCTCCAGGGAGAGCGTTCAAGATGCTTGGGGCTGAGAAGAAGCTTGGCGGATTCACGGGCTGATTCCAGGCCGGTGCGGGCGCGCAGTCGGTTCTTGAATTTTTCAAGCGTGCCGGCTTGGCCTGAACTGATGAATGGGTTGCTGTCCATCAGCGCTGTGGTGAGAACCGCCTGCTGCTTCAGCAGAGCGGTGCTTTCAGCAGGGCTCGAGCCGTTCTGCTGCAGTGCCCGATCCAGGGCGCTGTAGGCCTTGAGGTAAGCCTCGGTGTCGCGATGGGGTTCGATGCCCTTGAGGGGATCCAGCCAGGGGGTGATGTCCGGCAACCAGGGCAGGGGAACCACCAGGGGAAGCGATGGCACCGGATAAAGATTGCGTTGCAGCCAGAAGTTGCGCAGGGGGATGTAGGTGAGGTCGATGGCGACCCAGGTGAGATTGACCGCGGCGATCACAGCAATGGCCTGGTCCCAGCGGCGCCAGCTGAGCAGGCCGTGTTGGGGCTTCAGTGCTTGCCAGCGTGGACGGATCATGGGGCCTGCAGGCTCCCCCTATCGTGGGTCGAAAGATTGAGCCTGCCCACATTGAACGCGGAGAGAGGGCCTTCCGATGTGAAGGGCAGAGTGAGCGCGATCTGGGAGTTCTGGGCCCCTTTTCTGTTCACGGTTTCGCTGTATCTCCTGCTTCGGCAGTTCGCCTTTGAAGCCCGCTATATCCCTTCGGGGTCGATGCTGCCGGGTCTTCAGGTGGGCGACAAGTTGATCGTCGAGAAGCTGTCGTATCGCTCCCGACCTCCTCAGCGGGGAGAGATCGTTGTGTTCAATTCTCCGAGCGCCTTCGATCCCGTTTGGAAGTTGGAGGCGGGGCAACCCAATCCACTGAAGTGTGGCTTCGTCACCTTCCCTGGCATCAGCTGGGTTGTGGATCGTGTGCTGCTTCAGCGCTATCCCGAATGTGAAGCCTGGATCAAACGAGTGGTGGGTGTGCCTGGTGATGTTGTGGAGGTCAACAGCCGTGGTGCCGTGAGCATCAATGGCACGGCCTTCAATGAGCCTTACGTCACCAACTTCTGCTCCGATCGCGACGGAATGATCGGCTGCAAGGGCCTGTATGCAGTTGTTCCCGAAGGCAACGTCGTTGTCCTGGGCGACAACCGCCGCAACAGCCAGGACGCCCGTCGTTGGCCGGGCGGACCGTTTTTGCCTGACAATCAGATCATCGGGCGTGCCGTCTTCCGCTTCTGGCCCCCTTCACGTGTCGGTCCGCTTAGCAACTGAGGCCACAGGCCACAACGCGTCCCTGAAGCTCCCGCCCCAGCCAGGGGATGTTGGCGGCACGTGGTGCTCCTGGCGTGTCACTGCCGATGGTCCAGCGTGAATCGGGATCAAACAGTAGCCAGCGCCTGCTGCCGTGGTCGAGTTGTTCAGGGGGCTGATCGATCAGGGCTGACGGCCCAAAGCTGAGGGCTTGCCAAAGGTCTTCAACGCTCCAGTGGCCCGGCCGCACCAGGGCATTCCAGAGCGCAGGAAGCACCACATGGTGGCCGCTGAGGCCTGCGGGGCGCTGGTCACCCGGCAACAGCATGTCCTCAGCATCCAGAGGAACAGCGTGGACAGCTACGGCAGTAATCGTTCGCTGCTGAACGGCCTGGATCAACAGCTGGCGATCGTCTGGACCACCGAGGGAGGGGCAGACGCGCCAGCCCGGATTGCTGCTGGCCAGCATGCTGCGGTCGGTGAGGAGATGCCACCAGCTCACGCTGCTTATGGGGGGCGACTCGCAGCCTGAAAGCTGCTGCACCGCCGCTGCTGTGGAGAGGTTCATCAGCCGCAGTTGTCGTTCCGGATGACGTTGGTGCAGCAGCAGCACCTGGCCGAGAGGAAGGGTCTCGCTGGTGACCGGATCCGCTGGCCATCCGGCCCGCAGCGTCTCCACCCCTTCCCGCACCAGCCCCTCTCCCTGCAGAGTGGGATCCCGGGGTGCCACGAGCACCGGGCAACCCCCCATTTCTCCGAGCAGCAATCCCCGTTCCAGCAACGGGGCTGGAACCATGGCGTCGTCGTCCGCCAGTCCGATGGCACCGTGTTCGAGAAGATCGCCATGGGGAGCAAGTTCATCCCCCTTGCCACCACTGCTGAAGCCTCCCCAAAGGTGCAGGCGAACCGTTGCCGTCTGATCCTGATCGAGGCTGAATCCCTGGAGTCGTTCCGGACGATCGCGCCAACTGCTGCTGCGGGGAAGCAGGGCAATCTGGCCGTAGCCTCCTGCGGCGGCACAGTGCCGCAGGCTCACGGCTGTTTCTTGATCCCCACTGAAGGGGGTCTCCAGGACGGAATGGGGATCAACCAGGCAGGGAGCGACCAGTTGATCCGCTGCAGGACTGGCTTTGATGCCCAGGCCGAGGGCCTGCTGCCTCGCCTCGTCGTCAAAGCCGACGAGAACCCCTTGGTTGATCAGGACTGCACCCAGCTGAACCGAATGTCCGGGGCCACGCAGGACGCGCACCGGATCCAGCAGCAAGGTGTCGTTCATGACGTCAGAGAGCGCCTGCTGCCGTGCGGTCAATCACGCTTCCGAAGTGGGAGGTGAGGTTGAGGCAGGTCACCACTGCAGGCTGGCCTGGATCGGCGGCAATGTCGACCACCGTGACGCCACCGTTGCCCTGTTTGACGGCCCAGATGTCGGCCGGGGTCAGCCCCAACAGGTCGCAGAGGATCGTCTTGTTGACGGCGTCGTGGGCCACCACCAGCACCGTTTCCTCAGGCTTCAACTCGCCAGCGATCTCTCCCCAGCTGCGAACGGAACGGGCCCACACGTCCTGAATGGTTTCCCCCTCAGGCATCTGCACGGTCTCCGGAGCACGTTTCCAGGTGTCCAGCAGCTCCGACCAGTCCTCTCTGATTTCGGATTCGAGCTTGCCTTCCCAGACTCCGTGTCCGATTTCCACCAGTCCGTCGATCTGGGTCAGGGGCACATCGGGATGCGCCTCGAGAATGATCTGGGCCGTTTCGGTCGGGCGCGACAGCGTGCTGCTCCAGGCCCGATCGATGGGGATGTCTTTGAGGAAGTCGCGGGCGGCCGCGGCTTGACGGCGACCGTTCTCATTCAGCGGAATATCGATCTGCCCCTGGAAGCGCCCGGCTTTGTTCCAGTCGGTTTCGCCGTGTCGCACCAAAATCAGCCTGGAGTTTTTGCCCTTCTCCGGAAGCGGTTGCAGGTGCGTGGTGCTGTTCAGGCATTCAATCTGCACCTGGGGGCCGTTCTCTCCCGGCCGGATGTTGAAGATCGAAAGGG comes from the Synechococcus sp. A15-62 genome and includes:
- a CDS encoding resolvase, with the protein product MDPAPSSAQAEALVGIDDVQKSLNRSRASVYRYTNTDPRNLNPPFNPRKLNPEYRSDQKDPLMFHPNEVARFAKDVLRIKEVTVEVLNSPSTATQQILGSILEELRLIRTHLEASGASPSDLSARLDQQDRPAA
- a CDS encoding arsenate reductase family protein: MAGTLQVYSYNRCSTCRKALTWLTKRGIAHEVHDITLTPPSKDMLVAAHQSLGDRKLLFNTSGQSYRAMGAAAVKALSDDEALEALAADGKLIKRPFVEVNSSTYLTGFKPDLWKSALQG
- a CDS encoding dihydroorotase, translating into MNDTLLLDPVRVLRGPGHSVQLGAVLINQGVLVGFDDEARQQALGLGIKASPAADQLVAPCLVDPHSVLETPFSGDQETAVSLRHCAAAGGYGQIALLPRSSSWRDRPERLQGFSLDQDQTATVRLHLWGGFSSGGKGDELAPHGDLLEHGAIGLADDDAMVPAPLLERGLLLGEMGGCPVLVAPRDPTLQGEGLVREGVETLRAGWPADPVTSETLPLGQVLLLHQRHPERQLRLMNLSTAAAVQQLSGCESPPISSVSWWHLLTDRSMLASSNPGWRVCPSLGGPDDRQLLIQAVQQRTITAVAVHAVPLDAEDMLLPGDQRPAGLSGHHVVLPALWNALVRPGHWSVEDLWQALSFGPSALIDQPPEQLDHGSRRWLLFDPDSRWTIGSDTPGAPRAANIPWLGRELQGRVVACGLSC
- the psb27 gene encoding photosystem II protein Psb27, which produces MLSALTRLLRPLSRAAVALGLGLCLLLTACSGDAEARLSGDYVEDTVAVSRTLLTVIDLPQDDPTHAEAEADARALINDYMSRYRPQPRVNGLSSFTTMQTALNSLAGHYASYANRPLPEALHDRIAKELNKAEKSVVRGS
- a CDS encoding proline--tRNA ligase → MRVSRLLLVTLRDVPAEAEITSHQLLLRAGYIRRVGSGIYAYLPLMWRVLQKITAVVREEMNRAGAQETLLPQLHPAELWQKSGRWQGYTAGEGIMFHLEDRQGRELGLGPTHEEVITSLAGELLRSYRQLPVNLYQIQTKFRDEIRPRFGLMRGREFIMKDAYSFHASEADLRETYGAMDQAYRRIFERCGLDAVPVDADSGAIGGAASQEFMVTADAGEDLILISDDGQYAANQEKAVSIPSAASPLPDGPEESIPTPGLGSIESLCDTKGWNPSQVVKVLLFVATLDDETLQPLLVSLRGDQELNPTKVVNAVSRTLNKGVLDCRPITPDDTNRQQIDPIPFGSIGPDLSDDVLKGAKTWEPTFLRLADETASELGSFICGANQPDLHRFNTSWTAIEQKPTSLDLRNARAGDVCQHNPKSRLTEKRGIEVGHIFQLGRKYSEAMESRFTNENGKTEPFWMGCYGIGVSRLAQAAVEQHHDDSGICWPTAIAPFEAIVVVANIQDDTQAQLGEALYAELQAADVDVLLDDRKERAGVKFKDADLIGIPWRIVVGRDASEGTVELVRRSSREVQKLPHVEAVSCLIKALHP
- a CDS encoding histidine phosphatase family protein, coding for MPLRLLLVRHGLSSFNKERRIQGRDDLSNLSEEGHEQARALGRSLQDVSLQAIYSSPLQRAAATTASLLETKGGQTPDPVFDDGLLEVDLEPWSGQTIDELMQGSTEVYKIWKQRPMELELQRRDGSSYKPLPELMEQAQDFISKLLERHPANGNDTVLVVAHNAILRCLMLVLLGEPDHGFRRLRVDNTSLSIFNIRPGENGPQVQIECLNSTTHLQPLPEKGKNSRLILVRHGETDWNKAGRFQGQIDIPLNENGRRQAAAARDFLKDIPIDRAWSSTLSRPTETAQIILEAHPDVPLTQIDGLVEIGHGVWEGKLESEIREDWSELLDTWKRAPETVQMPEGETIQDVWARSVRSWGEIAGELKPEETVLVVAHDAVNKTILCDLLGLTPADIWAVKQGNGGVTVVDIAADPGQPAVVTCLNLTSHFGSVIDRTAAGAL
- a CDS encoding adenylosuccinate synthase, whose translation is MFLANVVVIGAQWGDEGKGKITDLLSRSADVVVRYQGGVNAGHTIVVDDRVLKLHLIPSGILYPDTICLIGSGTVVDPKVMLGELDMLIANDIDISGLRLASTAHVTMPYHRLLDQAMEKQRGARRIGTTGRGIGPTYADKSQRSGIRVIDLLDEQRLRDRLEGPLQEKNELLQTIYGVAPLNAEDVIQEYLGYGKRLAPHVVECTQTIHQAARDRKNILFEGAQGTLLDLDHGTYPYVTSSNPVSGGACIGAGVGPTLIDRVIGVAKAYTTRVGEGPFPTELSGSLNDQLTERGGEFGTTTGRQRRCGWFDGVIGRYAVQVNGLDCLAVTKLDVLDELDEIQVCVAYELNGERIEHFPSSADDFAQCKPIFETLPGWQCSTEECRSLEDLPKPAMDYLRFLADLMEVPIAIVSLGASRDQTIVVEDPIHGPKRALLSA
- a CDS encoding inorganic diphosphatase, yielding MDLHQLPPSPSPGLVNLIVEIPAGSRNKYEYSAEAGVMVLDRVMHSSVRYPFDYGFIPNTLAEDGSPLDAMVIMAEPTFAGCLIKARPIGVLDLHDRDVYDGKILCVPDADPRQDEIRSIRQIAASQLEDVAEFFRTYRTLQGSVVSIDGWRDLDAVQPLLDSCINAAD
- the lepB gene encoding signal peptidase I → MKGRVSAIWEFWAPFLFTVSLYLLLRQFAFEARYIPSGSMLPGLQVGDKLIVEKLSYRSRPPQRGEIVVFNSPSAFDPVWKLEAGQPNPLKCGFVTFPGISWVVDRVLLQRYPECEAWIKRVVGVPGDVVEVNSRGAVSINGTAFNEPYVTNFCSDRDGMIGCKGLYAVVPEGNVVVLGDNRRNSQDARRWPGGPFLPDNQIIGRAVFRFWPPSRVGPLSN
- a CDS encoding 2Fe-2S iron-sulfur cluster-binding protein, encoding MPTIRFEQEGQQVGCIEGANLRKAALDAGVNPYKSLNNLNNCSGVGQCGTCVMEVVEGQANLSPRSDVEEVYLADRPANFRLSCRTTVFGDVTVRTRPAEGVGRGSNSLVGAIKSLFGR